In a single window of the Nicotiana tomentosiformis chromosome 8, ASM39032v3, whole genome shotgun sequence genome:
- the LOC138896782 gene encoding uncharacterized protein, translating to MDQQEDMKAMNQQGDIKNLQKQILNKWYQASPLKTHNSLLNTVAGSSTASSSSAKKKEEIKPRYTNINMNNLFSKPFVQKIQNTQNEIFLPPQINTYKESLNQAKKTYNHITRTYIDNIHKIQNFLNKNPRSQTTQNPNEDYITHYLTGYNKLIALPNTSAKLIATCYNYGLLDTVYTQTGQEIATIPELHRAFMQYKRITKGTLFCIRFYSATSEILYEEIKPIIQVIKIGLTREMLIPERIEEQEEIEKIDIPDFYANKRIIGISTILNELANNYLNQNAIWSYYSREQTMIYSNCREIREADMEELRQWVLSLLKSEQPTITRAIRTNFISPELLTRYCKLISHKYPDHICSKCKGEDNIVPDIQLE from the exons ATGGACCAACAAGAAGATATGAAAGCTATGAATCAACAAGGAGATATCAAGAACCTACAAAAACAG ATCCTCAATAAATGGTATCAAGCCTCgccactaaaaactcataacagtttgttaaatacagttgcaggaagcagcacagctagcagttcatctgcaaagaagaaggaagaaattaaacctagatatacaaacataaatatgaacaatttattttcaaaaccattcgtacagaaaatccaaaatacccagaacgaaatattcctaccaccacagATAAATACCTACAAAGAAAGTCTGAACCAAGCCAAGAAGACATATaaccatataacccgtacatatatagacaatatacacaaaatacaaaactttttaaacaaaaacccaagatcccaaactacccaGAATCCAAATGAAGATTATATTACCCATTATCTAACAGGATACAATAAATTAATAGCACTACCAAATACAAGTGCAAAACTAATAGCCACCTGCTACAATTATGGATTACTAGATACTGTATATACACAAACAGGACAGGAGATAGCTACCATACCGGAGTTACACAGAGCATTTATGCAATACAAAAGAATAACTAAAGGAACGTTATTCTGTATACGATTTTATTCAGCTACATCAGAGATATTATATGAAGAAATAAAGCCtatcatacaagttatcaagatcggacttacaagAGAAATGCTCATaccagaaagaatagaagaacaagaagagatagaaaaaatagatattccagacttttatgcaaataaaaggattattggaatatccactatactaaatgaactagcaaacaactacctaaaccagaatgcgatttggagttattattcaagagaacaaacaatgatatattcaaattGCAGAGAAATACGAGAAGCAGATATGGAGGAATTAAGACAATGGGTCTTAAGTCTTTTAAAATCAGAACAACCTACAATCACAAGAGCTATAAGGACGAATTTCATCTCTCCAGAACTGTTAACAAGATATTGCAAACTAATCAGTCACAAATACCCAGAc